The genomic region CGCGGGTTCGCTCGTGGGCGTCATCGGCCCCAACGGCGCAGGCAAGACCACGCTCTTCAACGTGGTCTCGGGCCTGATGACCCCCACGGCCGGCCGCATCCTGATGAACGGCCATGACGTCACCTCGCAGTCCGTCGCGGCGCGGTCGCGGGCGGGACTGGGGCGCACATTCCAGACCTCGAGTCTGTTCCCCCGCCTGACCGTCCTCGAGAACGTGCGGCTGGCCGCACAGGTCTCGCTGGGCGGCTCAGGCTCCCTCTTCCGATTCCCGCGACGGTCGGACGCCGCGTCGCAGCGCGCCCTCGACACGCTCGAGACCGTCGGGCTCGCGCACAAGGCTGATGCCTACTCGGGAGACATCTCGCACGGCGACAAGCGCAAGCTCGAGATCGCCGTGCTGCTGGTGACCGACTCGTCGCTCGTGCTCCTCGACGAGCCGATGGCCGGCGTCGGCTCCGGCGACGTCCCCGGCCTCGTCGAGAACATCCGCGACATGCAGCGTGAGAAGAACTGCACCGTGCTCATGGTCGAACACCACATCGACGTGCTCATGGGCCTCGTCGACAAGGTCGCGGTGATGTACTTCGGCAGCATCATCGCCTTCGACACGCCGGAGAAGATCATGGAGGATCCGATCGTGCAGAGCGCCTACCTGGGGTCGGCGGCATGAGCGCCGGCAGCATCCTGGAGGTCACCGACCTCAAGTGCTCGATCGCCGGACAGCAGGTCGTCGAGAAGGTCACCTTCTCGGTCCCGGCCACCGGCATCACCGCGGTCCTCGGCCGCAACGGCGTCGGGAAGACCTCGACGCTGCGCGGCATCCTCGGCCTCATCCACCGGCGCGGCGAAGTGCGGCTCGCCGGCGAGCGCATCGACGGCCTCCCCACCCACAAGATCGTCCAGCGCGGCGTCGGCTACGTGCCCGAGGACCGCGAGGTGTTCGCCAAGCTCAGCGTCGCCGAGAACCTCGCGCTCGCCGAGCGGCAGCGCAACCCGCGCCGCGAGTTCGTCGCCGAGCTGTTCCCCGACCTGGTCGGCCGCAAGGACCAGCCCGCCGGCACGCTCTCGGGCGGACAGCAGCAGATGGTCTCTGTGGCGCGAGCGCTCATGAACGACAACAAGCTGCTGCTCGTCGACGAGCCCACGAAGGGCCTCGCGCCGAAGATCGTCACGGAGGTCGCCGACGCCCTCGCCGAAGCGGCCAAGACCGTCCCCATCCTCCTCGTCGAGCAGAACCTCGAGGTCGTGCGGCGCCTCGCCACCGACGCGATCGTCATCAGCGGCGGCCGCGTTGTGCACACCGCGCCCGCCCTCGAGATCCTCGACGACCCCGAGCTCACCCAGCGGCTGCTGGGCGTCCACGCGGAGAGCCACGCATGAGCACCCTCGTCCTCACCCTCGTCACCGGCGTCGGCCTCGGCGCCCTCTACTTCCTCGTCGCGAGCGGCCTGAGCCTGATCTACGGCCTCATGCACGTGCTGAACTTCGCCCACGGCGCGTTCCTCACCCTGAGCGCATTCATGGGCTGGTTCGTGGCCCAGGCCCTCGGCACCGCATCGTGGGGCTCGTTCCTGCTGTCGATCCTCGTCGGCGCGGTCGTCGGAGCGGTGTTCGCGACTCTCACCGAACTCGTTCTGATCCGGCCGCTGTACGAACGGCATATCGAACAGGTGCTCGTCACGGTCGGGCTCTCACTTGCGGCCGTGGCCCTGTTCGAAGGGCTGTGGGGCTCGGACGCCATCAACATCGCGGGACCCCCGTGGCTCACGCAGACGACCTCGATCCTCGGCGCCCGCATCCCGAACAAGTACTGGATCCTGATCCTCGCGGCGGTCATCGTGCTGGCAGCGCTGGTGATCTTCCTGCAGAAGACCCGCTACGGCATGATCATCCGCGCCGGCGTCGAGAACCGCTCGATGGTGACCGCCCTCGGCATCGACGTGCGCAAGTCCTTCACCCTCGTGTTCGCGATCGGCGGCGCGGCCGCCGGCATCGGCGGGGTCCTGGCGATGCACTACACGAGCTACGTCTCGGCCCATATGGGGGCGACGCTGCTGATCTTCGCGTTCATCGTCACCGTCGTCGGCGGGCTCGGTTCGCTCACCGGCGCGGCGATCGCGTCGGTGCTGGTCGCAGTGCTCCAGCAGGTGGCGAACACGTATCTGGGCGGGACCGGTGACTTCATCGTCGTGATCCTGCTGGCGGTCGTGCTGCTGGCACGCCCGACCGGACTTCTCGGGAGGAAGGCATGACCACCACCAGCTCCATCGTGATCCCTCGCACCGCCGAGGGATGGCGCCGGTACATCCCCGTCGCGGTCGGCATCGTCCTCGTGACGTTCATGGCGGTGCTCCCGCTGCTGAACCTCTCGCTCCCCGGCATCCTGCCGACCCCGACGTACCAGCCCGGCGCGCTGGCCCTGCTGTCGCTGTGCATGGTGTTCGCAGCCCTCGCGCTGTCGTACAACCTGCTCCTGGGGTCGGCCGGCATGCTGTCCTTCGGACACGCCCTGTACTTCGGTGCCGGAGCATATGGCCTCGGCATCGCCCTCGAGCACTTCGGAGTGCCGCTGTGGCCGGGAGTGTTCATCGCTCTGCTGGGCGGCATGGTCATCGCCCTGGCCACCGGTGCCGTCTCGATGCGGGTCTCGGGCATCCCGTTCGCCATGGTCACGCTCGCGTTCGCCCAGGCAGGATCCGTGCTGGTCCGCCGCAACTCCGACGTCACGGGCGGTGAAGAGGGCCTGAGCCTGAACACCGACGGCGTGCCCGACATGCTGGTCGGCGTCATCAACACGCGCAATCTCTACTGGCTGACCCTCGCGGTGCTCGTGATCGTCTACCTCGTCGCCGTGTGGGTCGACACCTCGCGCCTCGGCCACCTCGTGCGGGCCACACGCGAGAACGAGCAGCGCGTGCGCGTGCTCGGGCTGCGCCCCTACGGCGTGCGACTGGTCGTCTTCGTGATCGCGGCGCTGATGGCGAGCCTCGCGGGCGTGGCGTACATGCTGCTGCAGTCCGGGACCGTTCCCCGCTCGGTGTCGGCGGACCTGACGATCACGATCCTCGTGATGGTCGTCCTCGGTGGCGTGGGCTTCCGTTGGGGTGCCATCGTGGGAGGCGTGCTGTACACGCTGCTCGACCAGCGCCTGACCGTGCTGGCGGGATCCGAGGCGATCGAGTCGCTGCCCGAGATCCTGCGCATCCCGCTGTCGGAGCCCCTCTTCCTGCTGGGGACGCTGTTCATCCTCGTCGTCATGTTCCTCCCCGGCGGCATCGCCGGCACGGTCGACAAGCTCGCGCGGCGTCGCCGCGGCGAGCGCACCCGGTCGACCCTGCACACGCTCGACGACGCCGAAGAGGAGTTCATGCGGGAGGAGGCCCGCGTATGACGTGGGTGGACGGCCTGGACGACGGTGCGCACACGATCGGCCGCTGGCTGATCGACCGCGCCGCCGCCTCGCCCCGGCACGTGGCGATCGACGACCGGGGCGTGTCGATGGACTACGCCACGCTCGCCGGCCGCGCCACCGGGCTGGCCGATCGCCTGCGCGCCGCCGGATACGGTCCCGGAGACCGGTTCGCGACGCTGTCGGGCAACTCCAGCGACCACGTCGTCGTGTTCTTCGCATGCGCCCTGGCGGGTGTCGCCTTCGTGCCGCTGTCATGGCGCCTCACGCCCCGCGAGCTCGCCGACGTGATCGGGCGCACCGACCCCGCGCTGCTGCTGGTCGAGGAAGAGTACCGTTCGCTTGCGGATGCGTCGCTGCGGGCGATGTCCGAGCCGCCGCTCATGGTGGCGCTCGGAACAACCGGTGTCGAGGCATCCGTGCCCGACGCGGCCGAGCGGGCGATCCTTCGGCCCGTGCGAGACGACGATCCGCTGCTGATCATCTTCACCTCCGGCAGCGAAGCGGCGCCCAAGGGCGTCGTCCTCACCCACGCCAACTGCTTCTGGACCAATCTGGCTCTCGCTCAGGCGCTGCCGCTCACGCAGGACGACGTCGTCCTGGCCATGCTGCCGCAGTTCCACGTCGCCGCCTGGAACTGCCAGCCGCTGCTGGCATGGTGGGTCGGGGCGACCGTCGTGCTCGAGCGCTCCTTCCAGCCGGAGCGCGCCCTGCGCCTGATCGCCGACCGCGGCGTGACCTCGATGATGGGGGTCCCGACGCAGTACACGCTGCTCGGCCGCGACGCGAGCTGGGAGAGCGCCGACGTGTCGTCGCTGCGCACGGCGCTCGTCGGCGGATCGACGATGTCGGAAGCCGTTCGGCAGGAATGGGCGGACAGGGGTGTCGCGCTGACCCAGGGCTACGGACTCACCGAGGCCGCGCCCAACGTGCTGCACCTGCCCGCGGGCGAGGCCGCCGATCACCCGGGGGCGGTCGGGCGACCCTACGCCCATGTGTCGACCGTGCTGGCGGACCCCGAGACCGGACTCGTGCTCGACGGCGAGGCGACCGGTGAGCTGTGGGTGCGCGGCCCCAGTGTCTTCGCCGAGTATCTCGGCGATCCCGACGCGACAGCCGCCGCCTTCGCCGACGGCTGGCTGCGCACGGGTGACCTCGTCCACCGCGACGCGACGGGCACATACCGCATCGTCGACCGGCTCAAGGACATCTTCATCTCGGGCGGCGAGAACGTCGCACCCGCCGAGGTCGAGCACGCACTGCGCCTGCATCCGCTCATCGACCAGGCCGCCGTCGTCGGCGTCCCCGACCCGGTGTGGGGTGAGCGAGGCGTCGCCTTCGTGGTGCCGGCATCCTCGGCCGTGCTCTCGTCGGACGAGGTGATCGCCCATGCGCGGCGGAACCTCGCCGCGTTCAAGGTTCCGGTGCGCGTGGAGTTCGTCACCGACCTGCCGCGTTCATCGATCGAGAAGATCGCGAGATCCCGGCTGCGCGACGCCGCGCGCCGACTGATGGAGGGGGCCCCGCATGAGCCGTCCCGATGACATCGCCGAAGACGCCGAAGCGCTGATCTCGCCGGCGACCGGCCGCCCGCTCACCAAACGCGGCGAGGCCACGCGGCGGCGTCTGCTCGAGGCCGCCGAGATCGTCTTCGCCGAGCAGGGCTACCACGAGGCCTCGATCGTCAAGATCACCGAGCGCGCCGGGATCGGCCTGGGAACCTTCTACCTCTACTTCGACTCCAAGCAGTCGATCTTCGAGGCCCTCGTGATCGACCTCAACAGACGCGTGCGCCATTCGATGTCCGAGGCGATGGACGGCGCGACGTCGCGCGTCGAGGCCGAACGCGCGGGATTCGCCGGCTTCTTCCGCTTCACCGCCGAGCACCCTGCGCTGTACCGCGTGGTGCGCGAGGCCGAGTTCGTCTCGCCCGAGGTGCTGCGCCTGCACTACACGCGCATCGTCGAGGGATACGAAGCCGGACTGCGCGACGCCCAGGAGGTCGGCGACGTCGATCCGGGGCTCGACCCGACGACGACCGCGTGGGCTCTCATGGGCATGGGCGAGCTCATCGGGATGCGCTTCCTGCTGTGGGAGCGCGACGCGCAGGGCCGCCCGCCCGCCGAACTCGATCCGGCCGTCTTCGACGCCGTCTCCCGCTTCATCGACAACGCACTCGCTCCGCGAGCACCACAGGAGGATCAGTGATGACCGAACAGGATCTCGCCGGCAAGCGGGCACTCGTCACCGGAGGCGCGAGCGGCATCGGCCTCGCGTGCGCCGAGGAGTTCGCCGCCCGCGGCGCCCACGTGATCATCGCGGACTTCAACGAGGAAGCCGCCACGGCAGTCGCCGCCCAGGTCGGCGGCGAGGCGTGGGTGGCGGACCTGTCCGACACGGCGTCGCTGGACAGCCTCGAGCTCGACGTCGACATCCTGGTCAACAACGCCGGCATCCAGCGCGTGAGCCCGATCGAGGAGTTCGACCCCGAGGCCTTCCGCCTCATTCTGCGACTGATGCTCGAATCGCCCTTCCTGCTCATCCGCGCGGCCCTGCCGACGATGTACGAGCGCGGCTGGGGTCGCGTGATCAACATCTCGAGTGCCCACGGGCTGCGGGCCTCGGCATACAAGTCCGCCTACGTGTCGGCGAAGCACGGGCTCGAGGGGCTGTCGAAGGTCACGGCGCTCGAGGGCGGCGCGCACGGTGTCACGAGCAACTGCATCAACCCGGCGTACGTGCGCACTCCGCTCGTCGAGAAGCAGATCGCGGATCAGGCCAAGGTGCACGGCATCCCCGAGAGCGAGGTCGTCGAGAAGATCATGCTCACCGAGACCGCCGTCAAGCGCCTCGTCGAGGCCGACGAGGTCGCCTCGCTCGCCGGCTGGCTGGTGTCGGACAAGGCCGGCATGGTGACCGGTGCGTCCTACACGATGGACGGCGGGTGGACGGCGCGATGACGGCCCACGAGTATCGCGAGATCGAGGTTCCGGTCGACGGCGGGCTTCTGCGCGCCGGCGTCTGGGAGCCGGTGTCGCCCGCGCAGGGCACGCCGACCGTGCTCCTGGTCCATGGCATCACCTCGTCCCACCTGGCCTGGAGCCACGTGGTCCGCAGCCTTCCCGGAGTCCGGGTGATCGCACCCGACCTGCGCGGTCGCGGCCGCAGCAACGCCGTCGAGGGTGCAGCGGGCATGGCGGCGCACGCGGATGACCTCGCGGCGCTTCTGGACGCGACCGGCATCGACCGGACCGTCGTCGTCGGACACTCGATGGGCGGGTTCGTCTCGCTGGTGTTCGCGCATCGGCATCCCGAGCGCGTCTCGCGGGTCCTGCTGGTCGACG from Microbacter sp. GSS18 harbors:
- a CDS encoding ABC transporter ATP-binding protein, giving the protein MSTSVPSALRVEGLGLQIGGATILKDVDLDVPAGSLVGVIGPNGAGKTTLFNVVSGLMTPTAGRILMNGHDVTSQSVAARSRAGLGRTFQTSSLFPRLTVLENVRLAAQVSLGGSGSLFRFPRRSDAASQRALDTLETVGLAHKADAYSGDISHGDKRKLEIAVLLVTDSSLVLLDEPMAGVGSGDVPGLVENIRDMQREKNCTVLMVEHHIDVLMGLVDKVAVMYFGSIIAFDTPEKIMEDPIVQSAYLGSAA
- a CDS encoding ABC transporter ATP-binding protein, which gives rise to MSAGSILEVTDLKCSIAGQQVVEKVTFSVPATGITAVLGRNGVGKTSTLRGILGLIHRRGEVRLAGERIDGLPTHKIVQRGVGYVPEDREVFAKLSVAENLALAERQRNPRREFVAELFPDLVGRKDQPAGTLSGGQQQMVSVARALMNDNKLLLVDEPTKGLAPKIVTEVADALAEAAKTVPILLVEQNLEVVRRLATDAIVISGGRVVHTAPALEILDDPELTQRLLGVHAESHA
- a CDS encoding branched-chain amino acid ABC transporter permease is translated as MSTLVLTLVTGVGLGALYFLVASGLSLIYGLMHVLNFAHGAFLTLSAFMGWFVAQALGTASWGSFLLSILVGAVVGAVFATLTELVLIRPLYERHIEQVLVTVGLSLAAVALFEGLWGSDAINIAGPPWLTQTTSILGARIPNKYWILILAAVIVLAALVIFLQKTRYGMIIRAGVENRSMVTALGIDVRKSFTLVFAIGGAAAGIGGVLAMHYTSYVSAHMGATLLIFAFIVTVVGGLGSLTGAAIASVLVAVLQQVANTYLGGTGDFIVVILLAVVLLARPTGLLGRKA
- a CDS encoding branched-chain amino acid ABC transporter permease, which produces MTTTSSIVIPRTAEGWRRYIPVAVGIVLVTFMAVLPLLNLSLPGILPTPTYQPGALALLSLCMVFAALALSYNLLLGSAGMLSFGHALYFGAGAYGLGIALEHFGVPLWPGVFIALLGGMVIALATGAVSMRVSGIPFAMVTLAFAQAGSVLVRRNSDVTGGEEGLSLNTDGVPDMLVGVINTRNLYWLTLAVLVIVYLVAVWVDTSRLGHLVRATRENEQRVRVLGLRPYGVRLVVFVIAALMASLAGVAYMLLQSGTVPRSVSADLTITILVMVVLGGVGFRWGAIVGGVLYTLLDQRLTVLAGSEAIESLPEILRIPLSEPLFLLGTLFILVVMFLPGGIAGTVDKLARRRRGERTRSTLHTLDDAEEEFMREEARV
- a CDS encoding AMP-binding protein, which gives rise to MTWVDGLDDGAHTIGRWLIDRAAASPRHVAIDDRGVSMDYATLAGRATGLADRLRAAGYGPGDRFATLSGNSSDHVVVFFACALAGVAFVPLSWRLTPRELADVIGRTDPALLLVEEEYRSLADASLRAMSEPPLMVALGTTGVEASVPDAAERAILRPVRDDDPLLIIFTSGSEAAPKGVVLTHANCFWTNLALAQALPLTQDDVVLAMLPQFHVAAWNCQPLLAWWVGATVVLERSFQPERALRLIADRGVTSMMGVPTQYTLLGRDASWESADVSSLRTALVGGSTMSEAVRQEWADRGVALTQGYGLTEAAPNVLHLPAGEAADHPGAVGRPYAHVSTVLADPETGLVLDGEATGELWVRGPSVFAEYLGDPDATAAAFADGWLRTGDLVHRDATGTYRIVDRLKDIFISGGENVAPAEVEHALRLHPLIDQAAVVGVPDPVWGERGVAFVVPASSAVLSSDEVIAHARRNLAAFKVPVRVEFVTDLPRSSIEKIARSRLRDAARRLMEGAPHEPSR
- a CDS encoding TetR/AcrR family transcriptional regulator; the encoded protein is MSRPDDIAEDAEALISPATGRPLTKRGEATRRRLLEAAEIVFAEQGYHEASIVKITERAGIGLGTFYLYFDSKQSIFEALVIDLNRRVRHSMSEAMDGATSRVEAERAGFAGFFRFTAEHPALYRVVREAEFVSPEVLRLHYTRIVEGYEAGLRDAQEVGDVDPGLDPTTTAWALMGMGELIGMRFLLWERDAQGRPPAELDPAVFDAVSRFIDNALAPRAPQEDQ
- a CDS encoding 3-hydroxybutyrate dehydrogenase, which encodes MTEQDLAGKRALVTGGASGIGLACAEEFAARGAHVIIADFNEEAATAVAAQVGGEAWVADLSDTASLDSLELDVDILVNNAGIQRVSPIEEFDPEAFRLILRLMLESPFLLIRAALPTMYERGWGRVINISSAHGLRASAYKSAYVSAKHGLEGLSKVTALEGGAHGVTSNCINPAYVRTPLVEKQIADQAKVHGIPESEVVEKIMLTETAVKRLVEADEVASLAGWLVSDKAGMVTGASYTMDGGWTAR